In the genome of Neisseria animaloris, one region contains:
- a CDS encoding sodium:proton antiporter: MRFQSALLPLLLMPLAAQAADFDGASLSVLWGIPFLLILLSIATGPLFMPRFWHHHFGKITAFWTIVFLIPFVAVFGLNAGIQTVAHALVEEYIPFILLLLALYTISGGILVWGNLHGSARLNTTILAIGTVLASIMGTTGAAMLLIRPLLKANDNRKHRVHVVVFFIFLVANIGGGLTPLGDPPLFLGFLKGVDFMWTVQHMLVPVLLSSAILLTIFYFLDRHFFSLEDEIEAPDPTPDSKLQIFGKWNFLLLAGVVSSVLMSGLWKPDHPGFEIFGSHYLLQNLVRDLILLALAVISLVITPKQVRSGNEFNWDPILEVGKLFLGIFITIAPVLAILKAGEAGAFSPLIALVHDDSGNPVNTMYFWMTGILSAFLDNAPTYLVFFNMAGGDAQALMAGPLFHTLLAISMGSVFMGALSYIGNAPNFMVKAIAEQRKVKMPSFFGYMAWSFGILVPLFIIHTFIFFVWQLL, from the coding sequence ATGCGTTTTCAATCCGCCCTTCTACCCTTGCTACTGATGCCGTTGGCAGCTCAAGCTGCCGATTTTGACGGTGCCAGTTTGAGCGTGCTTTGGGGTATTCCCTTTCTTCTCATTTTGTTATCCATCGCTACCGGACCATTGTTCATGCCGCGCTTTTGGCACCACCATTTCGGCAAAATCACGGCTTTTTGGACTATCGTTTTCTTAATTCCTTTCGTTGCCGTTTTCGGTTTGAATGCCGGCATACAAACCGTGGCACATGCTTTGGTTGAAGAATACATACCGTTCATCCTGTTATTATTGGCTCTCTATACGATTTCAGGCGGCATCTTGGTATGGGGTAATCTGCATGGCAGTGCGCGCTTGAATACAACCATTCTGGCCATCGGCACGGTTTTGGCATCTATTATGGGCACAACCGGTGCTGCAATGCTGCTTATCCGCCCGCTGCTGAAAGCCAACGACAACCGCAAACACCGCGTGCATGTGGTTGTTTTCTTTATTTTCCTGGTTGCCAACATCGGTGGCGGCTTAACACCGCTCGGCGATCCTCCGCTTTTCTTGGGTTTCTTAAAAGGGGTCGACTTTATGTGGACGGTACAACATATGCTTGTACCGGTCTTACTAAGTTCTGCCATCCTGCTCACCATATTCTATTTTCTCGACCGCCATTTCTTTTCGCTTGAAGATGAGATAGAAGCACCGGATCCTACCCCCGACAGCAAACTGCAAATTTTCGGCAAATGGAATTTCCTGCTGCTGGCCGGCGTAGTAAGCTCGGTATTGATGTCCGGTCTATGGAAACCCGACCATCCGGGCTTCGAAATTTTCGGCAGCCACTACCTACTGCAAAACTTGGTACGTGATTTAATCTTACTTGCTTTAGCCGTCATTTCACTGGTTATCACCCCCAAACAGGTTCGCTCCGGTAATGAATTCAACTGGGATCCGATTTTAGAAGTCGGCAAATTGTTTCTCGGCATTTTCATCACCATTGCTCCGGTGCTGGCTATTTTAAAAGCCGGAGAAGCAGGTGCATTTAGCCCGCTAATCGCTTTGGTACATGATGATTCAGGCAATCCTGTCAACACTATGTATTTCTGGATGACAGGTATTTTATCTGCTTTCTTAGATAATGCACCGACTTATCTTGTATTCTTCAATATGGCTGGCGGTGATGCCCAGGCATTGATGGCGGGCCCACTATTCCATACCCTGCTTGCCATCTCAATGGGTTCTGTATTTATGGGGGCGCTGAGCTATATCGGTAACGCACCAAACTTTATGGTGAAAGCAATTGCAGAACAACGCAAAGTGAAAATGCCGAGCTTCTTCGGATATATGGCTTGGTCCTTCGGTATCCTTGTTCCATTATTTATCATACATACCTTTATTTTCTTTGTTTGGCAGCTCTTATAA